Below is a genomic region from Streptomyces ferrugineus.
CCAGCCGATGGGGGCCCGGCCGTGCTGGCGGTAGAGATGGGGATGCTCGCGGGCGTGGCACTGGAAGCCGAACCCGTGCTGCAGGAAGTAACGGGGCGGCTCGTCCAGTCCCTCGACGACGATTGCACGGTCATTGACCTCAACGGCGCCAACTGCCCCGAGGGCGCGCGCCGCGCGCTCGACGTCCGCCAACTCCGGCTTGTTCCATGCCTTCTGGCACAGAGCGATCTGCTCGGGCGGACAGATGTTGCACAGCTCGCGCACCCCGAAGTGGCCGTTGTAGTCGGCCTCTCCATGGGCGTAGGCGACTCCGCAGCTCGTCTTGCGGAACAGTGCCCCCCAGGGCAGGCCACCGGGCAGCCGGCTCGCGTCGAAGGTGTCCAAGATGCGCTGCTCCGCCAGCTCCGGCATGATCTTGCGCCGGGCCGTGTCCTCGTACGGCATCGGCAGGCCGTGCGCCTCGTAATAGGCGGCGATCTCTTTCCGGAAGAACAGGCCCGTGAACACCGTGGCGTGTGCATGCAGCGACAGCTCGCGGGCCCGCTCGATGTGCTCGTCGGAGTCGTTGAGGCCCGGCACGATCGGCCGCCAGTAGTTCACGACCCGATAGCGTTCGGCGTGCTCGTGCAGCATGCGCAGGCTGTCCGCCGCGTACGTGGAGTTGACGGGCTCGATCGCGGGGTCGTCGATGCCGGAGTGGGTGACGAGCACGGTGAGCCGCAGGTTCTTGAAGGTGTTGAGGACGGCGCAGTCTTCGGCATCCACCCGCCACCGGGTGATGATCAGCACGTGGTTGGTCAGGCCCTGGTCGTCGAGGAGCTGCAGCACGCGGAAGACGTGTGGCTTGACGACCGGCAGCATTGGGTCGGTGGCCCGGTTCAGGAGCTGGATCGGTGTCTTGTGCGGGCGGAAGTATTGGTGGTCGACGAGCTGCTTCACGGCGTCCTCGTCGCTCATCAGGCGCCGCGGGGTCTTCATGCCGAAGTTGTCGAACAGGTGGCGGACGCAGTAGCCGCACTCCAGCGGGCAGCCGACGATGTGGTTCACCGACAGGCCCGACTTGCGGTACTCGATCACGTCGGCGAGCTCGGGTTTGAGTTCAGCTATCTGCGCGGGGGTCAGCAGGGGCAGTAAGCGGCGGGCCGCGACAGGAGCAGTCACTAGAGCCTCCGGAGGCTGGGGGCGGTCAGCGGTTGGTGTGCGTGGGCTGGGGCGGAACACCGTTCGAGGTGAGGAGCAGGCGGCGGCCGGCGCCGAACCAGGTGCCGAGGTCCCGGCGGGCCGCATCCGCGTCGTCCGAGGTGTGAACCAGGTTGTGGACCAGGCGTTTCTCGGTGAGGGCGCGTTCGAGGCTGTCGTTGCCGAGGTCGCCGCGGATCGTGCCGGGCGCGGCGTGGGGCGGGTCGAAGTGGCCGATGAGCTGGCGCAGCCGGTTGTGGATGCCTGGTTCCCCGTAGGCGAGAGCGACTGTCACGGCCTTGCCCGCGTAGGCGTCGTCCAGGCAGGCGGGGATGTCTCGGTCGGGGAACCAGCCGCGGTCAACGAGGAGATCCCAGTAGTGCACGTTGGCCTGCCATGCCTGCACGATGACGTCCTGGCGGTTGGCGATGGTGCAGCCGGCGGACTCGATCCGCTTGAGTACGGCGTCCACCAGGCCGCGCTCGACCGCGTCCGGCTTGCACAGGACGACGGAACAGCGGTCGAAGTCGGAGACCTGCAGGGGGCGGCCGGACCCGTACCAGGTGCCGAACTCGTGGCGGGCGCCGGCCGGATCGTCACTGGTGTGGACGAGGTTCCGCACGAGTCGCTTCTCGGCGCGTGCA
It encodes:
- a CDS encoding radical SAM protein, with the translated sequence MTAPVAARRLLPLLTPAQIAELKPELADVIEYRKSGLSVNHIVGCPLECGYCVRHLFDNFGMKTPRRLMSDEDAVKQLVDHQYFRPHKTPIQLLNRATDPMLPVVKPHVFRVLQLLDDQGLTNHVLIITRWRVDAEDCAVLNTFKNLRLTVLVTHSGIDDPAIEPVNSTYAADSLRMLHEHAERYRVVNYWRPIVPGLNDSDEHIERARELSLHAHATVFTGLFFRKEIAAYYEAHGLPMPYEDTARRKIMPELAEQRILDTFDASRLPGGLPWGALFRKTSCGVAYAHGEADYNGHFGVRELCNICPPEQIALCQKAWNKPELADVERAARALGAVGAVEVNDRAIVVEGLDEPPRYFLQHGFGFQCHAREHPHLYRQHGRAPIGWEAENGTDTP
- a CDS encoding nucleoside-diphosphate kinase, yielding MSGAVVEGVDFERWAVILCKPDAVARGLVNRVLGMISDTGFTVSNRLDLIAEPWQPHVVYRNLLADTAPRELDLPAYLDAAYTGRQITVALAHGEPGLHARLRQLIGHTDPTRAVAGTIRGDLGDDSLAAARAEKRLVRNLVHTSDDPAGARHEFGTWYGSGRPLQVSDFDRCSVVLCKPDAVERGLVDAVLKRIESAGCTIANRQDVIVQAWQANVHYWDLLVDRGWFPDRDIPACLDDAYAGKAVTVALAYGEPGIHNRLRQLIGHFDPPHAAPGTIRGDLGNDSLERALTEKRLVHNLVHTSDDADAARRDLGTWFGAGRRLLLTSNGVPPQPTHTNR